A segment of the Nostoc sp. TCL26-01 genome:
TACTAGCTGAGTGGGATGAGCGACCAGATCATCGGGGTTCAGGTAGCGGGTGATCAATGGTGAGTAGGCCAATAATGGATTTTCGCCAGACATCGCCTCTACCAAAATATCATTTACTAAGGCTAAAACAGCGATCGCTCCGAATGCCATACCTGCTTCTTGGAACAGGAAATACTGTTCCCTCAAGGTATGTGCTGTTTTTAGCTGTAACCATAGTTTGAGGGCAGTGGTGACAGCGCGAATCTCCGCACGGCTGTAAGTGAGTTGCTGTAGCTCAATCTCAGCCACGGTTGGTTCTGGGTGGACAAGACAGGCGAGTTTAGCGATACCCAACCAAGTGGTTTTCACAGTCTCACGGACGGATTGTTGTAGTTGTACACCTAGCTGGGGCCAATGTTGAGTGAGTAAGTTGGCTATTTTGTCAACTGCTGCTAGTTGATGAATACTTTCATCTCTGGTATTTGGGAAAAACTGCGTCAGTAAACCATCCGCTAAGGCTGTAGCTATCCAGGGTGTACCTTGAGGACTGGCTAACAAATAACCAATTTCTGTTCGCACACGTTCAGCAGCGACTTGAGACAGCTGTGATGCTAGAGAACGGATTGTGGTTTGAGTCTTGGGTTCAATGGTAAAGCCGAGTTGGGCTGCTTGACGATAAGCTCGTAATAAACGTAAAGGGTCATCTGCAAGGTTGGCTGGTGACACCATGCGTAACAAACCCGCCTGTAAATCCGCATAACCGTTGAGGGGGTCGATGATTTCTTGGGTATGGGGATTGTAGGCGATCGCATTGATGGTAAAATCTCTTCTATGCAGGTCAGTCTCTACACTGTCGCCTTCTTGTTGAGCAAAGTCGGCTGTAGCTTGAGGAAACACCACACGGGCAATTTTGCGTACTGGGTCGAGTAAGACAAAACCAGCTTGATAATGACGAGCGATCGCTCTAGCCACTTTAACAGCATCTGATGAGATCACAAAATCAAGATCCCAATATTCCCGACTTCTACCCAATATGGCATCCCGCACCGCCCCACCTACCATGTAAGTTGGTTGTGGCAACCATTCCAGGCTAAACGGCCAATTTTCGGGTGCTAAGGTAGAAGGAACTGATTTAAACATTGTAATAAAAATCAACCCAGGAACTGCTGATCAATGGTTTGGCTTAAGCTAGATTAACAATAAAGGCTGTGGAGTTGGTTCTATTATGTGTATTTGCGTAAACTGCCACTATGTAGACCGTTGTGTAACTTATAATGCCGTAGAAACACAACACCAACAACCCCATTTGACCGAAATCCCAGATTTTGAGCCAAACGAACCCTCCATCAACGTTAACATTCGCACCAAAGAAGATGTCATAGAAATGGAATGGGATGTTGTTGGTTGTCTCAGTTTCAAGCGGGAAATGGGCAAATGGTCGAAGTTACGTCCAGGGGAATTAGTACCGACTTGAATAATTCGTAATTCGTAATTCACGTCTGATGTGAATTATAAATATCAACGCAATATCGAGGATTTCGCGCTTGGTAGAGACGTTGCAATGCAACGTCTCTACACGAGAATGCGTGGTTTCAACGTCTAATACACATTAGGCGTAATTCGTAATTCGTAATGGAGTTCTCTACGCGAATGTAGAAAACTTTATTATGAATTCGTTTAAGCTGATTGATCTAGTATAAATTTAACTATGCCAGCTAGAGACATTTCCCATAATGCTGTTAGAAATGCCTTAGAAAAAGATGGTTGGCAAATTACTAAAGATCCATTTATTCTCAGATGGGGTACAAGAGATTTATATATAGACTTAGGTGCAGAAAAACTCATAGCTGCCGAAAAAAGCGGAGATAAAATAGCAATTGAAATTAAAAGTTTTATAGGTTCTTCTCCAGTCACTGATCTAGAAAACGCTTTAGGGCAATATATTTTATATTACGACATTCTCACTCGCCTAGAATCTGACCGCCGCTTGTATTTGGCTATTCGTCAAGAAACTTACTCAGAAATATTTCAAGAGCCAATTGGTAAAATATTATTAGAAAATCAAAGGCTTTGTTTACTGGTCTTCGATGCAAAACTAGAGATGATAGTGCAATGGATACCTTAAATAATTATCGTCAAATTATTCAAAAAATATTAACAGAATATTCCCAACTTCCCTACGCTTATGGAGAACTAGAAAGACAACTGATTGTAGACCAAACCTCTAACCATTACCTACTAATAACACTTGGCTGGGAAAATAATCAACGGGTGCATGGTTGCTTAGTCCATATTGATATTATCAACGATAAAATCTGGATTCAAAGAGACGGTACAGAATACGGTATAGCTAACGAACTTGTCAATGCGGGTATTCCTAAAAATCAAATTGTCTTAGCCTTCCAACCAGCTGATGTCAGGCAGTATAC
Coding sequences within it:
- a CDS encoding CCA tRNA nucleotidyltransferase — its product is MFKSVPSTLAPENWPFSLEWLPQPTYMVGGAVRDAILGRSREYWDLDFVISSDAVKVARAIARHYQAGFVLLDPVRKIARVVFPQATADFAQQEGDSVETDLHRRDFTINAIAYNPHTQEIIDPLNGYADLQAGLLRMVSPANLADDPLRLLRAYRQAAQLGFTIEPKTQTTIRSLASQLSQVAAERVRTEIGYLLASPQGTPWIATALADGLLTQFFPNTRDESIHQLAAVDKIANLLTQHWPQLGVQLQQSVRETVKTTWLGIAKLACLVHPEPTVAEIELQQLTYSRAEIRAVTTALKLWLQLKTAHTLREQYFLFQEAGMAFGAIAVLALVNDILVEAMSGENPLLAYSPLITRYLNPDDLVAHPTQLVSGKEIMIALNIPASPQVGELLTEIALAKIEGKISTPEEAIAFAKKLLPS
- a CDS encoding Ycf34 family protein, translating into MCICVNCHYVDRCVTYNAVETQHQQPHLTEIPDFEPNEPSINVNIRTKEDVIEMEWDVVGCLSFKREMGKWSKLRPGELVPT
- a CDS encoding XisH family protein, giving the protein MPARDISHNAVRNALEKDGWQITKDPFILRWGTRDLYIDLGAEKLIAAEKSGDKIAIEIKSFIGSSPVTDLENALGQYILYYDILTRLESDRRLYLAIRQETYSEIFQEPIGKILLENQRLCLLVFDAKLEMIVQWIP
- a CDS encoding XisI protein — translated: MDTLNNYRQIIQKILTEYSQLPYAYGELERQLIVDQTSNHYLLITLGWENNQRVHGCLVHIDIINDKIWIQRDGTEYGIANELVNAGIPKNQIVLAFQPADVRQYTEFAVI